A stretch of Camelina sativa cultivar DH55 chromosome 18, Cs, whole genome shotgun sequence DNA encodes these proteins:
- the LOC104763079 gene encoding zinc finger BED domain-containing protein RICESLEEPER 2-like, producing the protein MDSCSHQPRNDDNEKDGEEVESHEAGHETGYKRKKQADADGSAPKVQTKKKKAARVQRSFVWDHFTRIHWEKDRCRCHYCTLNMGCATHNGTSCLKNHLLICKQYKTWKETRSETQNVLSQSDDNGLQLARVIEDVFREASNEMLVLGELPLSFIESLAWKNFCNKVKLYKPHSWRTATRDIVEAYVKKKAEMMEAIGATKQRFSLTTDIWVAPTTGTSYMVITTLFIDASWRLRKMIIGFKHVADHTRSTISSVLLKCLAEWGIKKIFTITVDNATANSNAMKKFKEAFSLVGNDAMVFGGKFLHLRCCAHIINLIAKDGLHDLKDNVEAIWNGVQYVRASSKRLEAFEQKVESGKMTRGSLSLNCKTRWNSTYLMLTRALKFRLAFDRMEAEDKLYNDYFCETVEGKKRIGPPCKDNWDEIERLVRFLVIFYNSTLVVSASSTVSSYKCYNEIVTIERNLSALSTNSDLKLSLKAEAMRDKFNKYWDGSKKLKKMLIIAIVFDPRNKMKFASLCFDILYGKDNAESKEITKVVNEVLVNLFNEYNATTVGSSFQSQTASSSQSGHESQGDLNQKMDFDSDIEYQRVDTMYNELVNEIGFQDASSELELYLKEKVETPKANQLGIKFDVLGWWRINSPKYPILASIAKDVLAMQVSSVASESAFSNSNRILDPFRSCLTHYMIEVLMCSEQWLKSEILLNEKRVITTQQMLAEIELQDSLQKEFESLCKL; encoded by the exons ATGGATTCTTGCTCACATCAACCCAGAAATGATGACAATGaaaaggatggagaagaagtagAGTCTCACGAAGCTGGTCATGAAACTGGgtacaaaaggaaaaaacaagcAGATGCAGATGGTTCTGCTCCTAAGGttcaaacaaagaagaagaaggcagcTAGGGTACAAAGGTCATTCGTATGGGATCATTTCACAAGAATCCATTGGGAAAAAGATAGATGTCGTTGTCATTATTGTACTCTCAATATGGGTTGTGCGACTCATAATGGAACTTCTTGTCTGAAAAATCATCTCCTTATCTGCAAGCAGTACAAGACATGGAAGGAAACCAGAAGTGAGACTCAAAATGTTCTCAGTCAGAGTGATGATAACGGTTTGCAGTTGGCCAGAGttattgaggatgtgtttaGAGAAGCTTCTAATGAGATGTTGGTTCTCGGTGAATTGCCACTTTCATTTATTGAAAGTTTGGCTTGGAAAAACTTCTGCAATAAGGTTAAACTCTACAAACCTCACTCTTGGAGAACTGCAACTAGGGATATTGTGGAGGCTTAcgtgaagaagaaagcagaaaTGATGGAGGCTATTGGTGCTACTAAGCAAAGGTTTTCTCTAACAACAGATATATGGGTTGCACCTACGACTGGAACTAGCTACATGGTCATCACAACACTTTTTATTGATGCAAGTTGGCGCCTACGCAAGATGATAATTGGATTCAAGCATGTCGCTGACCATACAAGGTCAACTATAAGTTCTGTTCTTCTTAAATGTTTGGCTGAATGGGGGATAAAGAAGATCTTCACAATCACTGTTGACAATGCCACTGCCAATTCTAATGCTATGAAGAAGTTTAAGGAAGCATTCAGCTTAGTAGGAAATGATGCAATGGTGTTTGGTGGTAAGTTCCTGCATTTACGTTGTTGTGCtcacattattaatttaattgcGAAAGATGGTTTACATGACCTTAAGGATAATGTGGAGGCTATTTGGAATGGTGTTCAATATGTTAGAGCTTCTAGTAAAAGGCTTGAAGCGTTTGAGCAGAAAGTTGAGTCAGGAAAGATGACAAGAGGGAGTTTATCATTGAACTGCAAAACAAGATGGAACTCCACTTATCTGATGTTAACAAGAGCATTGAAGTTCAGATTGGCTTTTGATAGAATGGAGGCTGAAGATAAGCTGTATAATGATTATTTCTGTGAAACCGTTGAAGGGAAAAAGAGGATTGGGCCGCCATGTAAAGATAATTGGGATGAAATTGAAAGGTTAGTAAGGTTTTTAGTCATCTTCTATAACTCTACCTTGGTAGTTTCAGCATCATCGACTGTTAGCTCTTACAAGTGTTACAATGAAATTGTAACAATAGAAAGGAATCTATCGGCATTGAGCACTAATTCTGATCTGAAGCTTAGCTTAAAGGCAGAGGCTATGAGAGATAAGTTCAATAAGTATTGGGATGGATCAAAGAAGCTAAAGAAGATGCTGATCATAGCTATTGTCTTTGATCCGAGGAACAAAATGAAGTTTGCGAGTCTTTGTTTTGATATACTCTATGGTAAAGACAATGCAGAATCTAAGGAGATTACTAAAGTAGTTAATGAGGTTCTAGTAAATCTGTTTAACGAGTATAATGCGACAACAGTTGGATCAAGCTTTCAGTCGCAAACTGCATCATCATCTCAAAGTGGACATGAGTCTCAAGGTGATCTGAATCAGAAAATGGATTTTGACAGTGATATCGAATATCAAAGGGTGGACACTATGTACAACGAGTTGGTTAATGAGATTGGTTTTCAAGATGCAAGTTCAGAGTTGGAGTTATATCTGAAGGAGAAAGTGGAAACTCCAAAGGCTAACCAGCTTGGGATAAAGTTTGATGTCTTGGGATGGTGGAGGATCAACAGTCCTAAGTATCCTATTCTAGCCTCAATAGCAAAGGATGTACTTGCTATGCAAGTGTCTTCTGTTGCATCTGAATCAGCTTTTAGCAATAGTAATAGGATTTTAGACCCATTTAGGAGTTGCTTGACTCACTACATGATTGAGGTTCTGATGTGCAGTGAACAATGGTTAAAAAGTGAGATTCTGTTGAATGAGAAAAGAGTGATTACAACTCAGCAAATGCTTGCTGAGATTGAGTTGCAGGATAGTCTTCAGAAAG aGTTTGAGTCGCTATGCAAGCTGTGA